A single region of the Pseudomonas sp. VD-NE ins genome encodes:
- the ubiA gene encoding 4-hydroxybenzoate octaprenyltransferase: protein MYQSLLKSLNRLNPRAWDFIQLTRMDKPIGIYLLLWPTLWALWIAGKGSPSLANIVIFVLGVVLTRAGGCVINDWADRKVDGHVKRTAQRPLAAGRISSKEAMVFFALLMGVSFLLVLCTNAPTIWLSLGGLALAFTYPFMKRYTYYPQVVLGAAFSWGMPMAFTAETGELPAAAWLLWIANLLWTVGYDTYYAMTDRDDDLKIGVKSTAILFGEADRVIILSLQALSLGCLLLAGSKFELGVWFHLGLLVAAGCYAWEFWYTRDRDRMRCFKAFLHNHWAGLAIFVGIVLDYALR from the coding sequence ATGTATCAGAGCCTGCTCAAGTCCCTGAACCGCTTGAACCCGCGCGCCTGGGATTTCATTCAGTTGACGCGGATGGACAAGCCGATCGGCATTTACCTGCTGCTGTGGCCGACGCTGTGGGCGCTGTGGATTGCCGGCAAAGGCTCGCCGTCGCTAGCCAACATCGTGATTTTCGTCCTCGGCGTGGTGCTGACCCGCGCCGGTGGCTGCGTGATCAACGACTGGGCCGATCGCAAGGTCGACGGCCACGTCAAACGCACCGCGCAACGGCCATTGGCGGCCGGCAGAATCAGTTCGAAAGAAGCGATGGTGTTCTTTGCGCTGTTGATGGGCGTGAGTTTTCTGCTGGTGCTGTGCACCAATGCGCCGACGATCTGGCTGTCGCTGGGCGGGCTGGCGCTGGCCTTCACTTATCCGTTCATGAAGCGCTACACCTATTACCCGCAAGTGGTGCTGGGCGCAGCGTTTTCGTGGGGCATGCCGATGGCGTTTACTGCCGAGACCGGTGAGTTGCCGGCGGCGGCGTGGCTGCTGTGGATCGCCAACCTGCTGTGGACGGTGGGTTACGACACCTATTACGCGATGACTGATCGCGATGATGATTTGAAGATTGGCGTGAAGTCGACGGCGATTCTGTTCGGCGAGGCGGATCGGGTAATCATCCTGAGTTTGCAGGCGTTGTCGCTGGGCTGCCTGTTGCTGGCCGGATCGAAGTTCGAGTTGGGCGTCTGGTTCCATCTCGGTTTGCTGGTGGCTGCCGGGTGTTATGCGTGGGAGTTCTGGTACACCCGCGATCGCGACCGCATGCGTTGTTTCAAGGCGTTTTTGCACAACCACTGGGCCGGGTTGGCGATTTTCGTCGGGATCGTGCTGGATTACGCGTTGCGCTGA
- a CDS encoding response regulator, whose protein sequence is MSKISVLVVDDASFIRDLVKKCLRNYFPGIRTEDAVNGKKAQAMLAREAFDLVLCDWEMPEMSGLELLTWCREQDNLKTMPFVMVTSRGDKENVVQAIQAGVSGYVSKPFTNEQLLTKVKQALNKVGKLDTLMNSAPTKMNSAFGNDSLSALTGGKPAVVGGAPAAAAVNPFAKPAAAAPAPAAAPSRGLLNSPPVKAPVAASAPASGRGQGQLRLPSGTQQCVIKALSIKEALLVVKRTDTLPQILDSAVLDLEQGDNAEIARLNGYLHAVVAFEPKPDSDWLQLTFRFVDQDAQKLDYISRLIARGTAQKHFVPGA, encoded by the coding sequence ATGAGCAAGATCAGTGTGTTGGTCGTGGACGATGCTTCGTTCATTCGTGACCTGGTGAAAAAGTGCCTGCGTAATTACTTCCCGGGGATCCGCACCGAGGACGCCGTCAACGGTAAAAAGGCTCAGGCCATGCTGGCCAGGGAAGCGTTCGACCTGGTGCTGTGCGACTGGGAAATGCCGGAAATGTCCGGTCTCGAACTGCTGACCTGGTGCCGCGAGCAAGACAACCTCAAGACCATGCCGTTCGTCATGGTGACCAGCCGTGGTGACAAGGAAAACGTCGTGCAGGCGATTCAGGCCGGCGTTTCCGGCTACGTCAGCAAGCCGTTCACCAACGAGCAACTGCTGACCAAGGTCAAGCAGGCGCTGAACAAGGTCGGCAAGCTCGACACCCTGATGAACAGCGCGCCGACCAAAATGAACTCGGCGTTCGGCAACGACTCCCTGAGCGCCTTGACCGGCGGCAAGCCTGCGGTGGTCGGCGGCGCGCCGGCAGCTGCTGCGGTCAATCCGTTCGCCAAACCGGCTGCTGCCGCGCCAGCGCCCGCCGCTGCACCTTCCCGTGGCTTGCTCAACAGCCCACCGGTCAAGGCGCCAGTCGCCGCTTCGGCTCCGGCCAGCGGTCGTGGCCAAGGCCAATTGCGCCTGCCAAGCGGTACTCAGCAATGCGTGATCAAGGCCCTGAGCATCAAGGAAGCGTTGTTGGTGGTGAAACGCACCGACACCTTGCCGCAGATCCTCGACAGCGCCGTGCTCGACCTGGAGCAGGGCGACAACGCCGAGATCGCCCGCCTTAACGGCTACCTGCACGCCGTTGTCGCGTTTGAGCCGAAACCGGACAGCGACTGGCTGCAACTGACCTTCCGTTTCGTCGATCAGGATGCGCAGAAGCTCGACTACATCTCCCGCCTGATCGCTCGCGGTACGGCGCAGAAGCACTTCGTTCCGGGCGCGTGA
- a CDS encoding rubredoxin, which yields MKKWQCIVCGLIYNEADGWPDDGIAPGTLWQDVPEDWLCPDCGVGKMDFEMIEIN from the coding sequence ATGAAAAAGTGGCAATGCATCGTCTGTGGCCTGATCTACAACGAAGCCGACGGTTGGCCGGATGACGGCATTGCGCCGGGCACCCTGTGGCAAGACGTACCGGAAGACTGGCTGTGCCCGGACTGCGGCGTCGGCAAAATGGACTTCGAAATGATCGAAATCAACTAA
- the phoR gene encoding phosphate regulon sensor histidine kinase PhoR: MLLLVTACLVIGLITGYYGWSLAAGLGIYLGWTLKQLLRLHEWLRQHQPDEAPPDGYGLWGEVFDSIYHLQRRDQRVRGRLQAVIDRVQESTAALKDAVIMLDSDGNLEWWNRAAETLLGLKTPQDSGQPVTNLVRHPRFKEYFEQDSYAEPLEIPSPTNDRVRIQLYLTRYGNNEHLMLVRDVTRIHQLEQMRKDFIANVSHELRTPLTVICGYLETLLDNVEEVNPRWSRALQQMQQQGGRMQTLLNDLLLLAKLEATDYPSDNQPVQVDSLLQSIKSDAQQLSGAKNQRISLEADTSLLLKGSEAELRSAFSNLVFNAVKYTPAEGNIRIRWWGDDQGAHLSVQDSGIGIDSKHLPRLTERFYRVDSSRNSNTGGTGLGLAIVKHVLLRHRARMEISSVPGHGSTFTCHFAPAQVASARAISTAE; this comes from the coding sequence ATGCTGCTGCTGGTCACCGCCTGCCTGGTGATCGGTCTGATCACCGGCTATTACGGCTGGAGCCTCGCGGCGGGCCTGGGGATTTATCTGGGCTGGACGCTCAAGCAATTGCTGCGGCTGCACGAATGGCTGCGCCAGCACCAACCCGACGAAGCACCGCCCGACGGCTATGGCCTGTGGGGCGAGGTGTTCGACAGCATCTACCATCTGCAACGCCGCGACCAACGTGTGCGCGGGCGCCTGCAAGCGGTGATCGACCGGGTTCAGGAATCCACCGCCGCGCTGAAAGACGCGGTGATCATGCTCGACAGCGACGGCAACCTGGAATGGTGGAACCGCGCCGCCGAAACCCTGCTCGGCCTCAAGACCCCGCAAGACAGTGGCCAACCGGTGACCAACCTGGTACGCCATCCGCGTTTCAAGGAATACTTCGAACAGGACAGCTACGCCGAGCCGCTGGAAATCCCCTCGCCAACCAATGACCGCGTGCGCATTCAGCTGTACCTGACCCGCTACGGCAACAACGAGCATTTGATGCTGGTGCGTGATGTCACGCGTATTCATCAGCTGGAACAGATGCGCAAAGACTTCATCGCCAACGTCTCCCACGAGTTGCGCACACCGCTGACGGTGATCTGCGGCTATCTGGAAACCCTGCTCGACAACGTCGAAGAAGTGAACCCGCGCTGGAGCCGTGCCCTGCAGCAAATGCAACAACAGGGCGGACGCATGCAGACACTGCTCAACGATTTGTTGCTGCTGGCGAAACTCGAGGCCACTGATTACCCGTCGGACAACCAACCGGTGCAGGTCGACTCGCTGCTGCAATCGATCAAGAGCGATGCGCAGCAATTGTCCGGCGCGAAGAACCAGCGCATCAGCCTCGAAGCCGATACCAGCCTGTTGCTCAAGGGTAGCGAGGCGGAATTGCGCAGCGCGTTTTCCAATCTGGTGTTCAACGCCGTGAAATACACCCCGGCCGAGGGCAACATCCGCATTCGCTGGTGGGGCGACGATCAGGGCGCGCACCTGAGCGTGCAGGATTCCGGGATCGGCATCGACAGCAAACACCTGCCGCGCCTGACTGAACGCTTCTATCGCGTCGACTCCAGCCGCAACTCCAACACCGGCGGCACCGGGCTCGGCCTGGCCATCGTCAAGCACGTGTTGTTGCGCCACCGCGCGCGCATGGAGATCAGCAGCGTGCCCGGACACGGCAGTACGTTCACCTGCCATTTCGCCCCGGCGCAAGTGGCCAGCGCACGGGCGATCAGCACCGCTGAGTAA
- a CDS encoding chorismate lyase, producing the protein MQHSNACPTPLWLTQSRLTPLPDSLTLDWLFDEGSLTRRLTRLSNDGFSVTPLFEGWDTLRADECAALDLAEGSEGWVREVYLRGHGEAWVFARSVASRAALQGDGLHMDELGSRSLGELLFCDQAFQRRAIEVCHYPEQWLPQAAKAPELWGRRSRFDRGALSVLVAEIFLPSLWSAARAHPENC; encoded by the coding sequence GTGCAACATTCAAATGCCTGCCCGACCCCACTCTGGCTGACTCAAAGCCGACTGACGCCCCTCCCCGATTCGTTGACCCTCGACTGGCTGTTCGACGAAGGCTCCCTCACCCGCCGCCTGACCCGGCTGTCCAATGACGGCTTCAGCGTCACGCCACTGTTTGAAGGTTGGGACACCTTGCGCGCTGACGAATGTGCCGCGCTGGATCTGGCCGAGGGCAGCGAAGGCTGGGTGCGCGAGGTGTATTTGCGCGGCCACGGCGAGGCCTGGGTGTTTGCCCGCAGCGTGGCGTCGCGCGCCGCCTTGCAGGGCGATGGCTTGCACATGGATGAGCTGGGCAGCCGCTCGTTGGGCGAATTGCTGTTTTGCGATCAGGCGTTCCAGCGCCGCGCCATCGAAGTGTGCCACTACCCTGAACAATGGCTGCCACAAGCGGCGAAAGCGCCTGAGCTGTGGGGCCGTCGTTCGCGTTTTGACCGGGGCGCGCTGAGCGTATTGGTCGCGGAAATCTTCCTGCCGAGCCTGTGGAGCGCCGCCCGCGCCCATCCGGAGAACTGCTGA
- the pstA gene encoding phosphate ABC transporter permease PstA: protein MKQNSLKGWFKSGAPGVWISGGAVSIAVIMTIGLLAVIAVRGLGHFWPADLVHANYDVPGQANHLVVGEVVQKEEVPRARLKSAGLPVPDEGPEFMTRELIKVGNRDLNGNDFTWIVGEWLTNQTTPPELMAIERREWGNFYGYLVNVKQDGKVIAEGEAAWPELQARINRVNGLAAQLKSLEKTDIGAINAGLERIRLHGRKLELEGKLDATAQADMESERAELNARYQDIEARLADLHAQFNRDALTARDANGKEIEIGLGKVVHAYQPNAMSTFTKVGFYFSKIWEFLSDDPREANTEGGIFPAIFGTVMMTLIMAMIVTPFGVLAAVYLREYAKQNTLTRIIRIAVNNLAGVPAIVYGVFGLGFFVYVLGGSVDRLFFPEALPAPTFGTPGLLWASLTLALLAVPVVIVATEEGLARIPRTVREGSLALGATKAETLWKIVIPMASPAMMTGMILAVARAAGEVAPLMLVGVVKLAPSLPVDGNYPYLHLDQKIMHLGFHIYDVGFQSPNVEAARPLVYATALLLVLVIATLNLSAVYIRNHLREKYKALDS, encoded by the coding sequence GTGAAACAGAACTCCCTGAAAGGATGGTTCAAGAGCGGCGCCCCGGGCGTCTGGATCAGCGGTGGCGCGGTGTCCATCGCGGTCATCATGACCATTGGCCTGCTGGCAGTGATTGCCGTGCGCGGTCTGGGTCACTTCTGGCCGGCAGACCTGGTCCACGCCAATTACGACGTACCGGGTCAGGCCAATCACCTGGTCGTCGGTGAAGTGGTACAGAAAGAAGAAGTGCCCCGTGCCCGTCTGAAGAGCGCCGGTTTGCCGGTGCCGGATGAAGGCCCGGAATTCATGACCCGCGAGCTGATCAAGGTCGGCAACCGTGACCTGAACGGCAACGACTTCACCTGGATCGTCGGTGAGTGGCTGACCAACCAGACTACGCCGCCAGAATTGATGGCGATCGAACGTCGCGAGTGGGGCAACTTCTACGGCTACCTGGTCAACGTCAAACAGGACGGCAAGGTCATCGCCGAAGGCGAGGCTGCATGGCCTGAGCTGCAAGCGCGGATCAACCGGGTAAACGGTCTGGCGGCACAACTGAAGTCGCTGGAAAAAACCGACATCGGTGCAATCAACGCCGGACTGGAACGCATCCGTCTGCACGGTCGCAAACTGGAACTGGAAGGCAAGCTCGACGCCACCGCGCAAGCGGACATGGAGTCCGAGCGTGCCGAGCTGAATGCGCGTTATCAGGACATCGAAGCGCGTCTGGCCGATCTGCATGCGCAGTTCAATCGCGACGCGCTGACCGCTCGTGATGCCAACGGCAAAGAGATCGAAATCGGTCTGGGCAAAGTGGTTCACGCTTACCAGCCGAACGCGATGAGCACCTTCACCAAGGTCGGTTTCTACTTCAGCAAGATTTGGGAGTTCCTTTCGGACGACCCGCGTGAAGCGAACACCGAAGGCGGGATTTTCCCGGCGATCTTCGGCACCGTGATGATGACCCTGATCATGGCGATGATCGTCACCCCGTTCGGCGTACTGGCCGCGGTGTACCTGCGGGAATACGCCAAGCAGAACACCCTGACGCGGATCATCCGTATCGCGGTGAACAACCTGGCGGGTGTACCTGCGATCGTTTACGGCGTATTCGGTCTGGGCTTCTTCGTTTACGTGCTGGGTGGTTCGGTTGACCGCTTGTTCTTCCCTGAAGCATTGCCGGCACCGACCTTCGGTACCCCGGGTCTGCTCTGGGCCTCGCTGACTCTGGCACTGCTGGCGGTGCCGGTGGTGATTGTGGCGACCGAGGAAGGTCTGGCGCGGATTCCACGTACCGTGCGTGAAGGCTCGTTGGCCCTCGGCGCAACCAAGGCTGAAACCTTGTGGAAGATTGTGATCCCGATGGCCAGCCCGGCAATGATGACCGGCATGATCCTCGCCGTGGCTCGCGCCGCCGGTGAAGTGGCGCCGCTGATGCTGGTGGGTGTGGTGAAACTGGCGCCGTCGCTGCCGGTGGACGGCAACTACCCGTACCTGCACCTGGATCAGAAGATCATGCACCTGGGCTTCCACATCTATGACGTCGGCTTCCAGAGCCCGAACGTCGAAGCGGCCCGTCCGCTGGTGTACGCCACGGCGCTGTTGCTGGTGCTGGTGATCGCCACGTTGAACCTGTCGGCGGTGTATATCCGCAACCACCTGCGCGAAAAATACAAAGCTTTGGACAGTTAA
- a CDS encoding M23 family metallopeptidase: MLARLLFFCGLFIASTSAVAMTIYKSTDANGVVSYSDRPSKGAQVFVFQDRMVERLERQVFLDIKKQKGTDVVFVRNDLYAPVKIALAFTGLSNVRGAPAQTIHRVLPARSNTRLALLTAISGSQPLVYTPQFHYSLGDPTGIAQGYRYPLPWRGGPFRLSQGANGQYSHYGPKNRYAMDIAMPVGTPIIAARAGVVVKTENSQTGRGSDASGNFVRVLHDDGTMGVYLHLKQGSVSVREGQRVAVGSPLALSGNTGNSSGPHLHFVVQRNTGEGLVSIPYQFIQPLGALPNFALGKQ; encoded by the coding sequence ATGCTCGCGCGCCTGCTGTTTTTCTGTGGTCTCTTCATAGCCTCCACCTCGGCTGTGGCCATGACCATTTACAAATCCACCGATGCCAATGGCGTGGTCTCGTATAGCGACCGGCCGAGCAAAGGCGCGCAGGTGTTCGTCTTTCAGGACCGGATGGTCGAGCGCCTGGAGCGGCAGGTGTTCCTCGATATCAAGAAGCAGAAGGGCACCGACGTGGTCTTCGTGCGCAACGATCTGTACGCGCCAGTCAAAATTGCCCTGGCATTCACCGGGCTGAGCAATGTGCGCGGCGCCCCGGCACAAACCATCCACCGGGTGCTGCCGGCGCGCAGCAATACGCGTCTGGCGCTGCTGACGGCAATATCGGGTAGCCAGCCGCTGGTGTATACGCCGCAGTTCCATTATTCACTCGGCGACCCCACAGGCATCGCGCAGGGCTATCGCTATCCTCTGCCATGGCGTGGCGGACCGTTTCGTCTGAGCCAGGGCGCCAACGGTCAGTACAGCCACTATGGGCCGAAGAATCGCTATGCGATGGACATCGCCATGCCGGTGGGTACACCGATCATTGCCGCGCGGGCGGGGGTGGTGGTGAAAACCGAGAATTCACAAACCGGGCGTGGCTCGGATGCGTCCGGCAATTTTGTGCGAGTGCTGCACGACGACGGCACCATGGGTGTGTACCTGCACCTCAAGCAAGGCTCGGTGAGTGTGCGCGAGGGGCAAAGGGTAGCGGTGGGGAGTCCGCTGGCGCTGTCGGGCAATACCGGCAACAGCAGCGGCCCGCACCTGCACTTTGTAGTGCAGCGCAATACGGGGGAGGGGCTGGTGTCGATTCCGTATCAGTTCATCCAGCCGCTGGGGGCGTTGCCCAACTTTGCGTTGGGCAAGCAGTGA
- the phoB gene encoding phosphate regulon transcriptional regulator PhoB, which produces MVGRSILIVDDEAPIREMIAVALEMAGYDCLEAENSQQAHAIIVDRKPDLILLDWMLPGTSGIELARRLKRDELTGDIPIIMLTAKGEEDNKIQGLEVGADDYITKPFSPRELVARLKAVLRRAGPTDGEAPIEVGGLLLDPISHRVTIDGKPAEMGPTEYRLLQFFMTHQERAYTRGQLLDQVWGGNVYVEERTVDVHIRRLRKALGDAYENLVQTVRGTGYRFSTKA; this is translated from the coding sequence ATGGTTGGCAGGAGCATTCTGATCGTCGACGACGAAGCGCCCATTCGCGAAATGATCGCCGTTGCGTTGGAAATGGCCGGCTATGACTGCCTCGAGGCAGAGAACTCGCAGCAGGCCCACGCCATCATCGTCGACCGCAAGCCGGACCTGATCCTGCTCGACTGGATGCTGCCCGGCACCTCCGGCATCGAGCTGGCCCGCCGCCTCAAGCGCGACGAGCTGACCGGGGACATCCCGATCATCATGCTCACCGCCAAGGGCGAAGAGGACAACAAGATCCAGGGTCTGGAAGTCGGTGCCGACGACTACATCACCAAACCGTTTTCCCCGCGCGAACTGGTCGCCCGCCTGAAAGCCGTGCTGCGCCGCGCCGGCCCGACCGACGGCGAAGCGCCGATTGAAGTCGGTGGCCTGCTGCTCGACCCGATCAGCCACCGCGTGACCATCGACGGCAAACCCGCCGAAATGGGCCCGACCGAATACCGTCTGCTGCAATTCTTCATGACCCACCAGGAACGCGCCTACACCCGTGGCCAGTTGCTGGATCAGGTCTGGGGCGGCAACGTCTACGTTGAAGAACGTACCGTCGACGTGCACATCCGCCGCCTGCGCAAGGCCCTCGGCGACGCCTACGAAAATCTGGTACAAACCGTGCGCGGCACCGGCTACCGGTTTTCCACCAAAGCATAA
- a CDS encoding hemolysin family protein, with the protein MDPSPGLSLATIFADFGMILFALILVLLNGFFVAAEFAMVKLRSTRVEAIADQNGWRGHILRTVHSQLDAYLSACQLGITLASLGLGWVGEPAFAHILEPLLSAVGVQSPEIVKGVSFFTAFFIISYLHIVVGELAPKSWAIRKPELLSLWTAVPLYLFYWAMYPAIYLLNASANAILRIAGQGEPGPHHEHHYSREELKLILHSSRGQDPSDQGMRVLASAVEMGELEVVDWANSREDLITLEFNAPLKEILAMFRRHKFSRYPVYDSERQEFVGLLHIKDLLLELAALDHIPESFNLAELTRPLERVSRHMPLSQLLEQFRKGGSHFAVVEEADGNIIGYLTMEDVLEVLVGDIQDEHRKAERGILAYQPGKLLVRGDTPLFKVERLLGIDLDHIEAETLAGLVYETLKRVPEEEEVLEVEGLRIIIKKMKGPKIVLAKVLMLD; encoded by the coding sequence ATGGACCCTTCCCCTGGCTTGTCCCTCGCAACAATATTCGCCGATTTCGGCATGATCCTTTTTGCTCTGATCCTGGTTTTGCTCAACGGCTTTTTCGTTGCGGCGGAATTCGCCATGGTCAAACTGCGCTCGACCCGGGTCGAGGCCATCGCTGACCAGAACGGCTGGCGCGGGCACATCCTGCGCACCGTGCACAGTCAGCTCGATGCGTACCTCTCGGCCTGTCAGCTGGGTATCACCCTCGCCTCGCTTGGCCTTGGCTGGGTTGGTGAGCCGGCGTTCGCACACATCCTCGAACCGCTGCTGAGCGCGGTCGGCGTGCAGTCGCCGGAAATCGTCAAAGGCGTGTCGTTCTTCACCGCGTTCTTCATCATTTCCTACCTGCACATCGTGGTCGGCGAGCTGGCCCCGAAGTCGTGGGCAATTCGCAAACCGGAACTGCTGTCGCTGTGGACGGCGGTGCCGCTGTACCTGTTCTATTGGGCGATGTACCCGGCGATCTACCTGCTCAACGCCAGCGCCAACGCGATCCTGCGTATCGCCGGCCAGGGCGAACCCGGCCCGCACCACGAACACCATTACAGCCGCGAAGAACTGAAACTGATCCTGCACTCCAGCCGTGGCCAGGATCCGAGCGATCAGGGCATGCGTGTTCTGGCCTCGGCGGTGGAAATGGGCGAGCTGGAAGTGGTCGACTGGGCCAACTCCCGCGAAGACTTGATCACCCTCGAATTCAACGCGCCGCTGAAAGAAATCCTGGCGATGTTCCGTCGCCACAAGTTCAGCCGTTATCCGGTGTACGACAGCGAGCGCCAGGAGTTCGTCGGCCTGCTGCACATCAAGGATCTGCTGCTGGAACTGGCGGCACTGGACCACATTCCCGAGTCGTTCAACCTGGCTGAACTGACCCGCCCGCTGGAGCGAGTATCACGGCACATGCCGCTGTCGCAGTTGCTGGAGCAGTTCCGCAAGGGCGGCTCGCACTTCGCCGTGGTCGAGGAGGCTGACGGCAACATCATCGGCTACCTGACCATGGAAGACGTGCTGGAAGTGCTGGTCGGCGACATTCAGGACGAACACCGCAAGGCTGAGCGCGGCATCCTCGCCTATCAGCCGGGCAAGCTCTTGGTGCGTGGTGACACGCCGCTGTTCAAGGTGGAACGACTGTTGGGCATCGACCTTGATCACATCGAAGCGGAAACCCTCGCCGGTCTGGTCTACGAAACCCTGAAACGGGTGCCGGAAGAGGAAGAAGTGCTGGAAGTCGAAGGCCTGCGAATCATCATCAAGAAGATGAAAGGGCCGAAGATTGTGCTGGCCAAGGTGTTGATGCTGGATTGA
- the pstB gene encoding phosphate ABC transporter ATP-binding protein PstB produces MQHEAHTHGINMSALGRDKQSLSLEQETVAIEVPGLSLYYGEKQALFDVSMNIPKQRVTAFIGPSGCGKSTLLRTFNRMNDLVDGCRVEGAINLYGNNIYRKGEDVAELRRRVGMVFQKPNPFPKTIYENVVYGLRIQGINKKRVLDEAVEWALKGAALWDEVKDRLHESALGLSGGQQQRLVIARTIAVEPEVLLLDEPCSALDPISTLKVEELIYELKSKFTIVIVTHNMQQAARVSDYTAFMYMGKLVEFGDTDTLFTNPAKKQTEDYITGRYG; encoded by the coding sequence ATGCAGCACGAAGCACATACCCACGGCATCAACATGTCTGCCTTGGGCCGCGACAAGCAGAGCCTCAGTCTCGAACAGGAAACCGTTGCCATCGAAGTGCCGGGCCTGAGCCTGTACTACGGTGAGAAACAAGCATTGTTCGACGTCAGCATGAACATTCCGAAACAGCGCGTGACCGCCTTCATCGGCCCGTCCGGCTGCGGTAAGTCGACGCTGCTGCGCACCTTCAACCGCATGAACGATCTGGTTGACGGCTGCCGTGTCGAAGGCGCGATCAACCTGTACGGCAACAACATCTATCGCAAAGGCGAGGACGTTGCCGAGCTGCGTCGTCGCGTCGGCATGGTGTTCCAGAAGCCCAACCCGTTCCCGAAGACCATCTATGAAAACGTGGTCTACGGCTTGCGCATCCAGGGCATCAACAAGAAGCGCGTCCTTGACGAAGCGGTCGAGTGGGCGTTGAAAGGCGCGGCACTGTGGGACGAAGTCAAAGACCGTCTGCATGAATCGGCACTCGGTCTGTCCGGTGGTCAGCAACAGCGTCTGGTCATCGCCCGTACCATCGCGGTTGAGCCGGAAGTGCTGCTGCTCGACGAACCGTGCTCGGCCCTCGACCCGATCTCGACCCTGAAGGTTGAAGAGCTGATCTACGAGCTGAAGTCCAAGTTCACCATCGTCATCGTGACCCACAACATGCAACAGGCCGCGCGGGTGTCCGACTACACGGCGTTCATGTACATGGGCAAACTGGTGGAATTCGGCGACACCGATACCCTGTTCACCAATCCGGCGAAGAAGCAGACCGAAGACTACATCACCGGTCGTTATGGCTGA
- the phoU gene encoding phosphate signaling complex protein PhoU produces MISKEGLTHHISAQFNAELEEVRSHLLAMGGLVEKQVNDAVTALIEADSGLAQQVREIDDQINQMERNIDEECLRILARRQPAASDLRLIISISKSVIDLERIGDEATKIARRAIQLCEEGEAPRGYVEVRHIGDQVRNMVRDALDAFARFDADLALSVAQYDKIIDREYKTALRELATYMMEDPRSISRVLSIIWVLRSLERIGDHARNISELVIYLVRGTDVRHMGLKRMKEEVEGTSGETANVPGNADDK; encoded by the coding sequence ATGATTTCCAAAGAAGGCCTCACTCATCACATCTCTGCGCAGTTCAACGCCGAGCTTGAGGAAGTGCGCAGCCACCTCCTGGCCATGGGCGGGCTGGTCGAGAAGCAGGTCAACGACGCGGTGACCGCGCTGATCGAGGCCGATTCCGGTCTGGCTCAGCAGGTGCGCGAGATCGACGACCAGATCAACCAGATGGAACGCAACATCGACGAAGAATGCCTGCGCATTCTCGCCCGTCGTCAGCCGGCGGCGTCCGACCTGCGTTTGATCATCAGCATTTCCAAATCGGTGATCGACCTTGAGCGCATCGGTGACGAAGCGACAAAGATCGCCCGCCGAGCGATTCAATTGTGCGAAGAAGGCGAAGCGCCGCGCGGTTACGTCGAGGTTCGCCACATCGGCGATCAGGTGCGCAACATGGTCCGTGATGCGCTGGACGCGTTTGCCCGTTTCGACGCCGATCTGGCGTTGTCGGTGGCGCAGTACGACAAGATCATCGACCGCGAATACAAGACCGCGCTGCGTGAACTGGCGACCTACATGATGGAAGACCCGCGCTCTATCTCGCGGGTCTTGAGCATTATCTGGGTGCTGCGTTCGCTGGAACGCATCGGCGACCACGCGCGTAATATCTCCGAATTGGTCATTTACCTGGTGCGCGGCACCGACGTGCGCCACATGGGCCTCAAGCGCATGAAAGAAGAAGTTGAAGGCACAAGCGGCGAAACCGCTAATGTTCCGGGCAATGCTGACGATAAGTAA